The following are encoded together in the Streptomyces asoensis genome:
- the mtrB gene encoding MtrAB system histidine kinase MtrB, which translates to MSGDSAASAPGRSGARPQRPVGRGTPGSRFARLLEGGLLQGGMQNSPVLRLLLRWVRRPLLPVMRLWRRNIQLKVVATTLLMSLGVVLLLGFVVIGQVRNGLLDAKVKASQSQATGGFAVAKQKADEAASSAADDGNPAGGGASQNVIEWMSELVLSLSSGGQGAFDVVTLPPGDVSGVARGPRASGYVDPDKSVPENLREQVNSSNGAAQSYSRIIYLNDKESQPALVIGKQVNDPNGDPYELYYLFPLTQEEKSLSLVKGTLATAGLFVVVLLGAIAWLVVRQVVTPVRMAAGIAERLSAGRLQERMKVTGEDDIARLGEAFNKMAQNLQLKIQQLEDLSRMQRRFVSDVSHELRTPLTTVRMAADVIHDARVDFDPVTARSAELLADQLDRFETLLADLLEISRFDAGAAALEAEPIDLREVVRRVVSGAAPLAERKATTVRVVGDQQPVVAEADARRVERVLRNLVVNAVEHGEGKDVVVKLASAGGAVAVAVRDYGVGLKPGEATRVFSRFWRADPARARTTGGTGLGLSIALEDARLHGGWLQAWGEPGGGSQFRLTLPRTADEPLRGSPIPLEPRDSRRNRGDLDGTGQPRGGGEKSATVPVQPAGEQRAAARSPLTPRTGGAAPTADPTALPGNGARVVPRSAPGTVGGGRGQDAARTEGTAGGPKPERADPARAGDPGDTSDMGDTTPRGTADRPSAAAECSDQHGEAFRGR; encoded by the coding sequence ATGTCCGGTGACAGTGCCGCTTCGGCCCCCGGTCGGTCCGGGGCCCGTCCACAGCGGCCTGTCGGCCGTGGGACGCCGGGTTCACGCTTCGCCCGCCTCCTCGAGGGCGGGCTGCTCCAGGGCGGGATGCAGAACAGCCCTGTCCTGCGCCTGCTCCTGCGCTGGGTGCGCAGGCCGCTGCTGCCCGTCATGCGGCTGTGGCGGCGCAACATCCAGCTCAAGGTCGTCGCCACCACGCTGCTGATGTCGCTCGGCGTCGTGCTGCTGCTCGGCTTCGTCGTCATCGGGCAGGTGCGCAACGGGCTGCTGGACGCCAAGGTGAAGGCGTCCCAGAGCCAGGCCACCGGCGGCTTCGCCGTGGCCAAACAGAAGGCGGACGAGGCCGCCAGCTCCGCCGCCGACGACGGCAACCCCGCAGGCGGCGGCGCGTCCCAGAACGTCATCGAGTGGATGAGTGAACTCGTGCTGTCGCTGTCCAGCGGCGGCCAGGGCGCCTTCGACGTCGTCACCCTGCCCCCCGGCGACGTCAGCGGCGTCGCCCGCGGACCGCGCGCCTCCGGCTACGTCGACCCTGACAAGAGCGTCCCCGAGAACCTGCGCGAGCAGGTCAACAGCAGCAACGGCGCCGCGCAGAGCTACTCGCGCATCATCTACCTCAACGACAAGGAATCGCAGCCGGCCCTCGTCATCGGCAAGCAGGTCAACGACCCCAACGGCGACCCCTACGAGCTGTACTACCTCTTCCCGCTCACCCAGGAGGAGAAGTCGCTGAGCCTGGTCAAGGGCACGCTGGCGACCGCCGGACTGTTCGTCGTCGTCCTCCTCGGGGCCATCGCGTGGCTCGTGGTGCGCCAGGTCGTCACACCGGTCCGGATGGCCGCCGGGATCGCCGAGCGGCTGTCCGCAGGCCGCCTCCAGGAACGTATGAAGGTCACCGGCGAGGACGACATCGCCCGCCTCGGCGAGGCCTTCAACAAGATGGCCCAGAACCTCCAGCTGAAGATCCAGCAGCTCGAGGACCTGTCGCGGATGCAGCGACGGTTCGTCTCCGACGTCTCGCACGAACTGCGCACGCCGCTGACGACCGTCCGCATGGCCGCCGACGTCATCCACGACGCCCGCGTCGACTTCGACCCCGTCACCGCGCGGTCCGCGGAACTCCTCGCCGACCAGCTCGACCGGTTCGAGACCCTGCTCGCCGACCTGCTCGAGATCAGCCGCTTCGACGCCGGCGCCGCCGCCCTCGAAGCCGAACCGATCGACCTCAGGGAAGTCGTCCGCCGGGTCGTCAGCGGCGCCGCCCCGCTCGCCGAGCGCAAGGCGACGACCGTACGCGTCGTCGGCGACCAGCAGCCCGTCGTCGCCGAGGCCGACGCCCGGCGCGTGGAGCGCGTCCTGCGCAACCTGGTGGTCAACGCCGTCGAACACGGCGAGGGCAAGGACGTCGTCGTCAAGCTGGCCTCCGCGGGCGGCGCCGTCGCCGTCGCCGTACGCGACTACGGCGTGGGCCTCAAGCCCGGCGAGGCCACGCGCGTGTTCAGCCGGTTCTGGCGCGCCGACCCGGCACGCGCGCGTACCACCGGCGGCACCGGCCTCGGACTGTCCATCGCCCTGGAGGACGCCCGCCTGCACGGCGGCTGGCTCCAGGCCTGGGGCGAGCCCGGCGGCGGCTCGCAGTTCCGGCTCACGCTGCCCAGGACCGCCGACGAGCCGCTGCGCGGCTCCCCGATACCGCTCGAACCCAGGGACTCCCGGCGCAACCGCGGCGACCTGGACGGCACGGGTCAGCCGCGCGGCGGAGGCGAGAAGAGCGCCACGGTGCCGGTCCAGCCCGCGGGAGAGCAGCGGGCGGCCGCGCGCAGCCCGCTCACGCCCCGCACGGGCGGCGCCGCGCCCACGGCCGACCCGACGGCGCTGCCCGGCAACGGCGCGCGCGTCGTACCCCGGTCCGCCCCCGGCACGGTCGGCGGCGGACGCGGCCAGGACGCGGCGCGCACCGAGGGGACCGCGGGCGGCCCGAAACCGGAACGGGCCGACCCGGCCCGCGCCGGAGACCCGGGCGACACGAGTGACATGGGTGACACGACACCGAGGGGGACCGCGGACCGGCCGAGCGCCGCAGCGGAGTGCTCGGACCAGCATGGGGAGGCATTTCGTGGGCGCTGA
- the mtrA gene encoding two-component system response regulator MtrA — MMSFMKGRVLVVDDDTALAEMLGIVLRGEGFEPSFVADGDKALAAFREAKPDLVLLDLMLPGRDGIEVCRLIRAESGVPIVMLTAKSDTVDVVVGLESGADDYIVKPFKPKELVARIRARLRRSEEPAPEQLAIGDLVIDVAGHSVKREGQSIALTPLEFDLLVALARKPWQVFTREVLLEQVWGYRHAADTRLVNVHVQRLRSKVEKDPERPEIVVTVRGVGYKAGPS, encoded by the coding sequence ATGATGTCGTTTATGAAGGGACGAGTCCTTGTCGTCGACGACGACACCGCACTGGCCGAGATGCTCGGCATTGTGCTGCGTGGTGAAGGTTTTGAGCCGTCTTTCGTAGCTGACGGCGACAAGGCGCTGGCCGCTTTCCGTGAGGCGAAACCCGACCTGGTGCTGCTGGACCTGATGCTGCCCGGCCGGGACGGCATCGAGGTGTGCCGCCTGATCCGGGCGGAGTCCGGGGTGCCGATCGTGATGCTCACGGCGAAGAGCGACACCGTCGACGTCGTCGTCGGCCTGGAGTCCGGCGCCGACGACTACATCGTGAAGCCGTTCAAGCCGAAGGAGCTGGTCGCCCGCATCCGGGCGCGGCTGCGCAGGTCCGAGGAGCCGGCGCCCGAACAGCTCGCCATAGGCGACCTCGTCATCGACGTGGCCGGTCACTCCGTGAAGCGGGAGGGCCAGTCCATCGCACTGACCCCGCTGGAGTTCGACCTGCTGGTCGCGCTGGCGCGCAAGCCGTGGCAGGTCTTCACCCGCGAGGTGCTCCTCGAACAGGTGTGGGGCTACCGGCACGCCGCCGACACCCGCCTGGTCAACGTGCACGTCCAGCGGCTGCGCTCCAAGGTCGAGAAGGACCCCGAGCGTCCGGAGATCGTCGTGACCGTCCGTGGCGTCGGATACAAGGCAGGACCCAGCTGA